From one Streptomyces sp. SCSIO 30461 genomic stretch:
- a CDS encoding helix-turn-helix transcriptional regulator, producing MTTVLPDTGVGPLLRAWRERRKVSQLELALRAGASARHISFIETGRSRPSEDMVLKLAEHLDVPVRDRNALLLAAGYAPRYARTPLDDPTLGSLRAGLEHLLSGYEPYPALVVDATYSVVAANRGITLLLDGLPEQLLTAPLNAMRITLHPKGLAPRIRNLRTWRGHLLDQLERRLALAPSAALRDLYEEVAAYPLPDPYDAAEEAEEPERQQAHAGDELAPLFALPLRIEHGGRVLSFVSSIATFNTPLDVTVAELAIETLLPADPATAAHLRSLVG from the coding sequence ATGACAACTGTGCTGCCTGACACGGGAGTGGGGCCACTACTGCGCGCGTGGCGCGAGCGCCGAAAGGTGAGCCAACTGGAGCTCGCACTGCGTGCCGGCGCCTCCGCGCGGCACATCAGTTTCATCGAGACGGGGCGGTCGCGACCCAGCGAGGACATGGTTCTCAAGCTCGCCGAGCACCTGGACGTGCCTGTCCGCGACCGCAACGCCCTGCTGCTCGCAGCCGGTTACGCCCCCAGGTACGCGCGCACCCCGCTGGACGATCCGACGCTCGGCTCCCTGCGCGCCGGCCTGGAGCATCTGCTCTCGGGCTACGAGCCGTATCCAGCGCTCGTCGTCGACGCGACGTACAGCGTGGTGGCGGCCAACCGGGGGATCACCCTGCTGCTCGACGGCCTCCCCGAGCAACTCCTCACCGCCCCGCTGAACGCCATGCGCATCACCCTCCACCCGAAGGGCCTCGCGCCGCGGATCCGCAACCTGCGCACGTGGCGCGGGCACCTGCTCGACCAGCTGGAACGGCGGCTGGCGCTTGCACCCTCTGCGGCACTGCGCGACTTGTACGAGGAGGTCGCGGCGTATCCGCTGCCGGACCCGTACGACGCCGCGGAGGAGGCGGAGGAACCGGAGAGGCAACAGGCCCATGCGGGTGACGAGCTCGCGCCGCTTTTCGCGCTGCCGCTGCGGATCGAGCACGGTGGCAGGGTGCTGTCGTTCGTCTCCTCGATCGCCACGTTCAACACACCTCTGGATGTGACCGTGGCCGAGCTGGCCATCGAAACCCTGCTTCCCGCCGATCCGGCGACGGCGGCGCACCTGCGGTCACTGGTGGGATGA
- a CDS encoding 4a-hydroxytetrahydrobiopterin dehydratase: MPTEPLSQKEIEDRLRELPGWSQEGDRIARTYRLGNHFAATALVVHVARIQDELNHHSDLTLGYNTVNLTVNTHDAGGAVTERDFELAQRVEAVAPGHGAS, encoded by the coding sequence ATGCCCACAGAACCGTTGTCGCAGAAGGAGATCGAGGACAGGCTGCGCGAACTGCCCGGCTGGTCCCAGGAAGGCGACCGGATCGCCCGTACGTACCGGCTCGGCAACCATTTCGCGGCCACAGCGCTCGTCGTGCACGTGGCGCGGATCCAGGACGAGCTCAACCACCACTCGGATCTCACGCTCGGCTACAACACCGTCAATCTCACCGTGAACACACATGACGCGGGCGGCGCCGTCACCGAGCGCGACTTCGAACTCGCCCAGCGCGTCGAGGCGGTCGCTCCGGGCCATGGAGCAAGCTGA
- a CDS encoding class I SAM-dependent methyltransferase, whose amino-acid sequence MSSHQHRHSHQHQQHADIDWDALAPVLESGAEMHRPLSAQAAAWVAEQLPADDVRRVFDIGSGPGVLTCLLAETFPHAEVVAVDATPQLLDRALARAARSGFGDRVRVHAAEAPDGLEELGTADLIWAGNSVHHMGDQRLALGAFAERLRPGGLIAVLEGGLQARHLPRDIGIGRPGLESRIDGASSVWFEEMRAALPGYTAVVEHWPALLAAAGLSDARSRSFLLDIPAPLTADQREQLVSAFSWLRSVVEGRMDEEDLAVLDRLLDPDDEQGFMHRPDSFLLAARTVHTARHQHSAKTYAVSSTPAYAAAAISTQAISPTPAIRNPVRVSDGR is encoded by the coding sequence ATGAGCTCTCACCAGCACCGGCACTCACATCAGCACCAGCAGCACGCCGACATCGACTGGGACGCACTCGCCCCGGTGCTCGAAAGCGGTGCGGAGATGCACCGTCCTCTCTCCGCCCAGGCCGCGGCCTGGGTCGCCGAACAACTGCCGGCCGACGATGTGCGCCGTGTCTTCGACATCGGCAGCGGCCCCGGGGTACTGACCTGTCTGCTCGCCGAGACGTTCCCGCACGCGGAAGTGGTGGCGGTGGACGCCACGCCCCAGCTCCTGGACAGGGCCCTCGCCCGGGCCGCTCGCAGCGGCTTCGGCGACCGCGTGCGGGTCCATGCCGCCGAAGCGCCCGACGGGTTGGAGGAGCTGGGTACCGCCGACCTCATCTGGGCCGGAAACTCGGTCCACCACATGGGCGATCAGCGTCTCGCCCTCGGGGCATTCGCGGAGCGGCTGCGCCCCGGCGGGCTGATCGCGGTACTCGAAGGCGGGCTCCAGGCCCGGCATCTGCCACGTGACATCGGCATCGGACGGCCCGGCCTCGAGTCCCGTATCGACGGCGCGAGCAGCGTCTGGTTCGAGGAGATGCGAGCGGCACTGCCCGGCTACACGGCCGTGGTGGAGCACTGGCCCGCGCTGCTGGCCGCCGCGGGTCTGTCGGACGCCCGCAGCCGCTCGTTCCTGCTGGACATCCCGGCGCCACTCACTGCGGACCAACGCGAGCAACTGGTTTCGGCGTTCTCGTGGCTGCGCTCCGTCGTGGAGGGGCGGATGGACGAAGAGGACCTGGCGGTCCTCGACCGGTTGCTGGACCCGGACGACGAGCAGGGCTTCATGCACCGTCCGGACTCCTTCCTGCTCGCCGCCCGCACGGTGCACACGGCCAGGCACCAGCACTCGGCAAAAACCTACGCCGTCAGCAGCACACCCGCGTACGCAGCGGCCGCGATCAGCACCCAGGCGATCAGCCCCACCCCGGCGATCCGCAACCCGGTCCGGGTCAGCGACGGCAGATGA